One genomic region from Bactrocera tryoni isolate S06 chromosome 3, CSIRO_BtryS06_freeze2, whole genome shotgun sequence encodes:
- the LOC120771247 gene encoding putative inorganic phosphate cotransporter, with protein MTHFGVRHLQMLLLFGTMCVVYALRVNLSVAIVVMTDKTSNPDFEEYNWNEHIKGLLLSSFFIGYVTSQVPSGYLSRRCGGKLLLLISLVSCSLLAILTPLCAAIGNWQLVLASRIVQGVFQGTVFPSTHTILSQWSPVEERGLMSSCTYSGCQFGTFVMLGSSGVIAASRLGWPGIFYISGSVGLLWAAIFKCFGCSSPKECRHLSERERELITSHWGTSELQFRRRSMHPPWTEFFKSCPFWALMTVHCTNNWGLWTLLTYMPVYVKNILNMDIQNNALSSALPYFSMWVLSFVFTALSMWFKKRQWMSLNTNRKLFNTIGHGTPAITLIALGYVNADHVIAAVALLTITVGVSSASYLGYQINHIDLSPNFAGILMGISNCLANITGIVAPLTVALIVTNEKSVEQWRIVFFLASSLYILGNTVFLVFGDCNVQPWNDPAD; from the exons ATGA CTCACTTTGGTGTTCGGCATCTGCAAATGCTCTTGCTCTTCGGCACAATGTGTGTTGTGTATGCGCTGCGCGTTAATCTCTCGGTAGCGATCGTTGTGATGACAGATAAGACTTCAAATCCGGACTTCGAA GAATACAATTGGAATGAACATATCAAGGGTTTGCTGCTAAGTTCCTTCTTCATCGGCTATGTCACCTCACAAGTGCCTTCCGGCTATTTATCACGCCGATGCGGTGGCAAATTATTGCTGCTCATCAGCCTTGTCAGTTGCTCGTTGTTGGCCATATTGACGCCATTATGTGCAGCTATCGGTAACTGGCAGCTGGTGCTGGCCTCACGCATAGTACAGGGCGTATTTCAGGGCACCGTATTTCCCTCAACGCACACAATACTTTCGCAGTGGTCGCCGGTGGAAGAGCGCGGTCTAATGAGTTCGTGCACATATTCGGGCTGTCAGTTTGGTACGTTCGTTATGTTGGGCAGTAGTGGCGTGATTGCTGCCTCGCGTTTAGGTTGGCCTGGTATTTTCTACATATCCGGCAGTGTCGGTTTACTATGGGCCGCCATATTCAAGTGTTTCGGTTGCAGTTCACCGAAAGAGTGCCGTCACTTATCGGAGCGTGAACGCGAACTTATCACCTCACATTGGGGCACTTCGGAGCTGCAGTTTAGGCGCCGATCAATGCATCCACCGTGGACAGAATTCTTCAAGTCATGCCCCTTTTGGGCGCTCATGACTGTGCACTGTACTAATAATTGGGGCCTCTGGACTTTGCTCACCTATATGCCAGTGTATGTGAAAAATATCTTGAATATGGACATACAGAATAATGCACTCTCATCTGCACTGCCATACTTTTCAATGTGGGTGCTCAGTTTCGTATTTACGGCGTTGTCCATGTGGTTCAAGAAACGCCAATGGATGTCTTTGAATACAAATAGAAAGCTCTTTAACACCATCGGTCATGGTACACCGGCAATAACGCTAATTGCGCTCGGCTATGTTAATGCGGATCATGTGATCGCTGCAGTTGCTTTACTCACGATAACGGTTGGTGTTAGCTCGGCTTCGTATTTGGGTTATCAAATCAATCATATTGACTTATCACCGAACTTTGCTGGCATCTTAATGGGCATTTCGAATTGTTTAGCCAACATAACGGGAATTGTGGCGCCGCTAACAGTGGCATTGATAGTCACCAATGAG aaatccGTTGAGCAATGGCGTATAGTGTTCTTTTTGGCCTCGTCCCTCTACATTCTGGGCAATACGgtgtttcttgtttttggtgATTGCAACGTACAACCATGGAATGATCCAGCTGATTAG